DNA sequence from the Acipenser ruthenus chromosome 8, fAciRut3.2 maternal haplotype, whole genome shotgun sequence genome:
TTTTGCAGATCTCAATGTACTAGTCTTGGGCTGCCTTACCTAAAGTAATAATATCAGGAactccaagattagtgctatCCAGGAACTGAACCTACTGGAAAGGTATGTTTGAATAATACATGaaccaaaataaaatactttaacaAAACCTAGTTATAAGACCTAACCAGTATTTTACTAAATTGGTGTTCAAAGTTCAGTTTGGTTAGCCTTGAGTCTGTCGGTACAGtaacaataaaactgtaaaaaagatATAAAATGGTGTCAATGTGTTAGAAGTACAGTACTTAAAATTAAGGTACATACTTCCTTATGGTCCTATAACAGCGTCAATGATAATGGATTTTTAGCTGTTACAAACCTGTTCCCAAAAAAATTTACATATCCTGAACTTACATTTATTTGACAAAAGttcagttatttaaaatgttctcttACTGAGCACAGCTATACAAACCAATTATTTTATCGAAAGCAATTTGCAAAAGTCATGAACCATATACATTTTATGTTATATAATCGGGCTCTCTCTGGTAAATCTAATAATGCAAAAACAGAGAACAGAGCTTATTCTAAGCTAATTGAAAAGGACTGAGGCGCCAAACCAAGTGTCTACTGTAGCCAGGCAATCCAGGTTGACCTTGACCAAGGAAGCATCCATCAGAACAATAATTTCATAAAATGCCAAAATCTCATGGAACCAGGGAAAATGCATTAGAGGAGAAGTAGCTGGAAGCCTCTTGGCTACAGACACTGCCATTTCAAAAAGAGCAGGCAAAACAGGAGTCTCTAACCATAAATTAGTGTACTGGGCAATCTTAACAAATGGAGatactctacagctatggccaaaagttttgcatcaccctagtttctttgattacatgatgataaataaaatatctgaattaaaacgtttggccatagctgtaggtaccTACAATTTGAAACTTGGTGGAAGAGTGATCACAAATTCAGTAACTTAATTCTGGAAGGTTATGcactataaatacatttaaagtgaGTTAGCCGTAAATCAGTTTCCCAGCCAGAATCTCCCCCGCTTTGTTAGTTTAGCATTGGCCAGAGGCTTTAAGAGATTTCTCTGCAAAAAGAAATGGAATAAGTGCCAAAGTGAATCATCATACTGAGCTCCATtaagcacaaacacacactggccCCTACTTAAAAAATATAACCCAGTGAGGAAATCAATCTTCATATAGCCCTGTGGTTATCATCACACAAATTGCCCAGTGTATCTATACTGTTAGAGGACCAAGGGGTCACTGTTTTTCTCAATTGGTAATCCTGATCTTAACTGCATGCGTCTATCTGTTTAGTAACACTATATTCTTACAGGTAAACAGCTGCAGCACTTGGTTGTTCCAAGTTGCATGTGAGTTAAATTACTGGCATATGACACACAAAATGGATTAAGTGGAGATGAAAGTCCAGCTCTTATATTACTCcttataaaatacaattatatatttttgtatgtacAGTGTATGTTAAGTATACCAATTTGCACATAATAGCTGTGTTGGCAAAAGCTAActggttgttttaaaataattaaatatgaacTACCACAAAGATAACTTCTAAACATCAATTGATCTTTATGTCTCGCAACCAAGCAACCAGCAGTTAATATTTAAGTACATTAAAACATCAAGTAACCTGacaaatggtgtgtgtgtgtgtgataagcATTTTGGTGAACTGATTTTCTGGATAATTGACCTTGACTCAGAACTTTTGTAGCCTGCAAAACCCATATATGTGTCTAACacatgttaaatgttttattggGACCAGGTAGTGGTCCAGTTTAATGATAATCCACTTAATAGACTTCCGGATAATAGACTTCTTActgtaatttcaaatgtctggtGTAAATCTAGAATTTGAATTGGGACATAATCAGCAATAGCTGTTCAAAAATGTGAAGTAATTGCAGTGGCTGACTAAACCAGGTGAGAGTCAAGGCATGAATCAAGCATGAAGGTGTATGTTCACCAACTGCATCCATGTAAGATATTATAACGCGGGAGCAGACACGAGCCTGCCATCGACAAAGCAGAGTTCAAATCAAAGAGGATGATAGCATTTTATAAAACACCTTCAGTATTTAAAACTAGTTTTGATTAGCAGCTGGTCTGACCAGGCCACAGTTTTACAGTAGGGTATAGTCTCAATAAAGTGGTACACacattcaaggaaatacatgcactaaAATATCTGTGAGACACGTCAAGGTGACGCGTATTTGTCAGGAACTAATCTTTCTGCATCTTTTTCTTCAATTTCTAGCCGCTGGAAGTATCCCAAAAATTCGTGGTGAAAATGTATTTAGTGTACTTCTTACGCCTTGACACCAGAGGGCACCAAGAAGCAAATTCAAAACTACTCTGCAGAACGAACTTCCTCCTAACGTGGTTGTAGATCTAgcttttgatttttatttcaagaaagtAAATATTGTTGGCGGGCattgtttaaattatttcaaATGCACATAACGGCGGCAATGACATTTCAGgaggtaatgttttattttaatctaaCTTGGTCAAATGCATGGTTTTACATAAACCGTTTTTAATGTACTTAATGAATTACCTAAACTCATTcacaaaagatatatatatatatatatatatatatatatatatatatatatatatatatatatatatataagcggaCAGGCAATTTGTAATGTCACATTTGTGCAAAATGCTGACATTTTCATATTGCAACtctagtaaatatttcattttttaaacaaaagcgATCTGCTAATTCTGAATTGTAACTAATCACTTCGCTTGTACAGGCTTGTGAGCTTGCACGTTGTTGAACCAGGTTAAGTAAAACGTTTGTTTCTCTTTCATATATGTTGCATTTCTCCAGGTGAAAGTAAACATCCCCTTCGGTGATAAATCTCTAGATGGAATTGTTTCGGTACCAGATGATCATAACTTTTGTGGAGTGATTCTCACACATGGAGCTGGAGGAGACATGAACTTCCGTCATCTGGTTTCAATAACAACGTTTCTTGCTTCAAATGGGATTCTGTGTGTCAGATTTACCTGTAAAGGGCTCAACCTTGCTTATAGAGTCAATGCTTATAAAGCTGTTGTGGTAAGAAATCAACTGCTTTGCTCAATATTTTGCTGCAGTGGCAGTACACAACGTGAACGCTTTTTCTCCTTGAAATTTTTGGTAAACTGTTACTGACAGCAATCATAAATTGAGTCATACAGTAATGAATGGCTCTcacttttatattattttgaaacatttattaacatgtattttcaaaacGTATATTATCCTAACctgaagagtgtgtgtgtgtgtgtgtgtgtgtgtgtgtgtgtgtgtgtgtgtgtttataaccttAGTATCTTACTTGTTTTAAATGTgacattaattaattatatagCATGCCCCGTTTGTGCGTGTTCTAAATGTAGAACTTTCTGTGGTTAATGTTGTACAAACTTTGCATTTAGGAATACGTGAGGAAGTCAAAGGAGTATAAAGTAAATGACCTTTTCCTTGGAGGTAAGCTCTTACTTTATCAATGGTACATCTTTGTCTGGCTTCAAAGACACaggtttgtattattttaggtaaggtagtccacaATTAGTGTTATTCAGGGTGTGTGCAACCAGCCCCCAGACAAATGGTCCTATTACTATAAATTATGTGAAACTAGACCTCGTacaaatatattgttattgttaattgGTGTTGCTTTGTCTAGTATGTCAATTAACAGAACTTTAACAATGGttgctatttacattttttttaaataaatgttctaatagtactgttaaaacaaaaattcCACACAATTTACATTGCAAAGTAAACAATTATTCCTCATTTTGATTCATGGTTGATTTGCATATTATAAAGGTACATGTGATTTCATGCCCTGTTTTGTTTCCATTATTTACAATGTCAGCCAAGTCTTGGGATTGatgtttcaggttttttttagcTTGTTTCCATTTCTCTTTTAGGGCGTTCTATGGGAGcacgtgctgctgctgctgtggtgaAACAACTAATGGAGAACAATGATGACGATATCCGGGGCCTCATATGCCTGTCGTATCCACTACACCCACCAAAGCAGCAAAAGAAGCTTCGGACAAGTGATCTGCAACTTGTGCAGAACCCGGTACTTTTCCTGTCAGGAACTGCTGATGAAATGTGTGAAAAGGTGAGTACTGTACATCACACGCTGTGTGGTAGATCAGGAATCAGTCTCTGAATGTGCATATGTCTCAAACACAACGCTGTATATGAAACAGTAGTTTCTTGGGCTGTAGCTCAGTTTTTCCTGGGTTAGAGAAGGATTACAGTATCTGGGGGTTGCATTATTTCAAGTCCCTAAGAAGTTAATATTAAAGAAGTCTCTCACTTAAATTCTGGGACACAGTAAAGGTAAGTTGGTGACATTTGCACAGATTCTGCCTTTTAGCATTCagaattatatattgtttttttaaagaatttcaCAAATTGCAAAATTAATTTCTATAGGACAGCATCCGTTTTCTTTTGAAAGGTCAACTACTTCAAAAAATAGAGGGGGGGGCATCATTTACTTCTTATGtatatgtaaatattattttgtttttgtggataTAGGCATACAGGAAATATAGTGGTTCTTTCCCCCCCCCAATTCCCCTCTTAGCTTCAAATAGTGGAACAGATAGTTCTTCCAATACCAAAATAAATCCAGAAATAAGACTAAATTAAGGGGAAAGTTCAGGGGAGACCAACAGCTTAAATGACCACAAATATGGTACGATTGGTTAGCCAGCAACCAATGACTACCTCATCATTGTGGTTACACAGTCATGTTCATCTTTCACCTAATTCACATGTAGACAGCCCACATGTGCAGTCGTATTCCTATCTTGTTATCATTTTAGAGCTTGCTGGAAGGAGAAGTAAACAAAATGGTGGCACCTACCAAACTTTATTGGATAGACGGGGCAAATCATGGAATGGGAGTGAAAGGACGAACTGAGGAAGAAATAATGGATGAAATGAACTCGCAAGTTCTTTCGTGGATTCAAGAAACCGTTTGAAGATGTGTGGCCTGTGATTGTGAAAAGAAATTCCACTGAGACTGTTCACCCTGTCACAGGGCTTGCTGGAGGGTTGTATATGTCCAACAAAATGCatctaaaatatttaatttgtatgtaagtgtaacagggcgagcagccctgtacattgatttgtttatttttagaacgagggttccccctccgctcctgtgttattttgtgtttgtttattttgattgttgtatgcatgacggcgagcgccgtatgtttgttattgttttgtttatttttaaaacgtgtcctggcagaggcgagatcggtgctcgtcctctgccaggtgtaatgaaaaatactcgtgcagaaggtggccatctcccgaattaattaagtgattaatttagttgctaatcgggagatggtcacctgaatataaaaagcctgcagttctccagttcagggtgggtgtcagaaggagagtgtgcgagaggagtgacggagaaacgagagagaaagtaaacataggaacagtgaaggcaatctgcccagcctgacctgtgttgcagttattattttgtgttcgtgatttgtttttgtttacccttttatttttgctctgtgagcgagtgctttctgtttgaaatatttattttatttttggattctttaaataaaacggcgcccgcgccactgcacaatacctttttgtttttgttgtcccttcttctgccgtgacgtcagaccctcagccattcctgtcacacgtggtgtcctgcgtgggattgcagcgcctccaggacgcaggcagaagagggtactgcaggttttttcgtttttttttcgtttttgtgtgtggagaaaaggagagtgaagaggaggatgggaggaaggaagatgggaggaagaaggaggatgaggggacagcagccgctgcagcagcaacagccgcagcaagtctgccttacctgcctgttgggggaggagtggtgttttaactgtggggagccatggcacatttcccctggcaccttccccatatggcaggaggaggggacacagacagaggtgaggaggaggaggaggaggcagagaggaaaagtggaacgaggggaagaggagtggtgcaccaactgcatgagatacgggcatgaggagcaccactgcctggaggtcttcaaagacacggacctggagtgggaggaacctgaacgtcctgcgcctaaaagggaggagcccgaacgtcctgcgcctaaaagggaggagcccgaacgtcctgcgcctaaaagggaggagtcggtgcgtccacgacccaagaggggggagtcggtgcgtccacgacccaaaaggggggagtcggtgcgtccacgtcccgagaggggggagtcggtgcgtccacggcccaagaaggggaaggccgaaggtccacagcccaggtacctgccagcagagggggaatacctgctggtgccgcctccatctccatgggaggactgtgagtcgctcccacctccgccagcagagggagaatacctgctggtgctacctccgtctccgtgggaggactgtgagccgctcccacctccgccagcagagggagcattcctgctcgttccacctccaccgccctgggaggactgtgagtcgctcccacctctgccagcagagggagaatacctgctggtgctacctccgtctccgtgggaggactgtgagccgctcccacctccaccagcagagggagcatacctgctggttccacctccaccgccgtgggaggactgtgagtcgctcccacctccgccagcagagggagcatacctgctggtgccacctccgtctccgtgggaggacgacatgttgctcccaccaccaccaccagcagagggagcatgcctgctggttcggcttccaccacaaccagcagagggaacatgcctgctggtttccctgttgcagccagaaggggaggagccgccttcgctgccagaa
Encoded proteins:
- the LOC131696658 gene encoding testis-expressed protein 30-like — protein: MHITAAMTFQEVKVNIPFGDKSLDGIVSVPDDHNFCGVILTHGAGGDMNFRHLVSITTFLASNGILCVRFTCKGLNLAYRVNAYKAVVEYVRKSKEYKVNDLFLGGRSMGARAAAAVVKQLMENNDDDIRGLICLSYPLHPPKQQKKLRTSDLQLVQNPVLFLSGTADEMCEKSLLEGEVNKMVAPTKLYWIDGANHGMGVKGRTEEEIMDEMNSQVLSWIQETV